In a single window of the Micrococcaceae bacterium Sec5.7 genome:
- a CDS encoding ABC transporter substrate-binding protein: MKRHMTILSAATAVVIAVTVSGCGGTADAGGSTAGTPAEVKELRYQGWANTVTLPELAQDLGYLGDVKLNWVGNTISGPQDIQSAATGQTDFGGAFAGAVVKLIEAGAPVKAVVNYYGEDGKTFNGFYVKEDSNIRNARDFIGKKIGVNTLGAHSDAVINTYLQKNGLSADEIKQVQLVVVPPNDTEEAIRRGQVDAGSLGSILQDKAVANGGLRSVFSDFEFFGTFAGGPYVLRNDFIARNPNTTKTFTTGVAKGIEWERSTPREEVIARFTKIMADRGRSENPAALRYWKSVGVPSKGEIKDEDFTRWGKWLKDTGITKGDLDPKKLYTNEFNSLVTASAPATAPASKG; the protein is encoded by the coding sequence ATGAAAAGACACATGACCATCCTCAGCGCTGCGACCGCCGTCGTCATCGCGGTGACGGTGTCGGGCTGCGGCGGAACCGCCGACGCCGGCGGCAGCACGGCCGGCACCCCGGCCGAGGTGAAGGAACTGCGCTACCAGGGGTGGGCCAACACAGTGACACTCCCGGAGCTGGCGCAGGATCTCGGCTACCTGGGCGACGTCAAGCTCAACTGGGTGGGCAACACCATCAGCGGCCCGCAGGACATCCAGTCGGCCGCCACCGGACAGACAGACTTCGGCGGCGCCTTCGCGGGAGCCGTGGTCAAGCTGATCGAAGCGGGAGCGCCGGTAAAGGCCGTCGTCAACTACTACGGCGAGGACGGGAAGACCTTCAACGGCTTCTACGTCAAGGAAGACAGCAACATCCGCAACGCCCGGGACTTCATCGGCAAGAAGATCGGCGTCAACACCCTGGGCGCCCACTCGGACGCAGTCATCAACACGTACCTGCAGAAGAACGGCCTCAGCGCGGACGAGATCAAGCAGGTCCAGTTGGTGGTTGTCCCGCCGAACGACACCGAAGAGGCGATCCGCCGCGGCCAGGTAGATGCCGGCTCGCTGGGCAGCATCCTGCAGGACAAGGCCGTGGCCAACGGCGGGCTGCGTTCCGTCTTCAGCGACTTTGAATTCTTCGGCACGTTTGCCGGCGGACCCTACGTGCTGCGGAACGACTTCATCGCCAGGAACCCCAACACCACCAAGACCTTCACCACGGGTGTGGCCAAGGGAATCGAATGGGAACGCAGCACCCCGCGTGAAGAAGTCATTGCCCGATTCACCAAGATCATGGCCGACCGCGGACGCAGCGAAAACCCGGCCGCCCTGCGGTACTGGAAGAGCGTCGGCGTGCCCTCCAAGGGCGAAATCAAGGACGAGGATTTCACCCGCTGGGGCAAGTGGCTCAAGGACACCGGCATCACCAAAGGCGACCTGGACCCGAAGAAGCTCTACACCAATGAGTTCAACTCCCTGGTGACGGCCTCCGCCCCGGCCACAGCCCCCGCCTCGAAAGGATAG
- a CDS encoding MaoC family dehydratase N-terminal domain-containing protein: MTINPDLQGRSYPAAEVYDVGREKIREFARAVKATHPAHFDVDAAKALGHSDLVAPPTFAIIVAQRADAQLIEDPDSGIDFTRVVHADQRFTHHRPIVAGDRLVAELHVDGVRAMGGGAMITTRSEIFAVTDGADRESVATTKSSILVRGEGQ; this comes from the coding sequence ATGACTATCAATCCGGATCTGCAGGGCCGTAGCTACCCTGCCGCAGAGGTGTACGACGTCGGCCGCGAGAAGATCCGTGAGTTCGCCCGCGCTGTCAAAGCCACTCACCCCGCCCACTTTGACGTGGATGCGGCCAAGGCTCTCGGGCACAGCGATCTGGTAGCTCCGCCCACTTTCGCGATCATTGTGGCGCAGCGGGCGGACGCCCAGCTGATCGAGGATCCGGACTCCGGAATTGACTTCACCCGCGTAGTCCACGCCGACCAGCGGTTCACTCACCACCGCCCTATTGTTGCGGGGGACCGGCTTGTTGCCGAACTGCACGTTGACGGCGTCCGCGCCATGGGCGGCGGGGCCATGATCACCACCCGCTCGGAAATCTTTGCAGTGACCGACGGCGCAGACCGCGAAAGCGTAGCCACCACAAAATCTTCCATTCTGGTCCGCGGAGAGGGACAGTAA
- a CDS encoding glycoside hydrolase family 13 protein, with translation MSTTATLATLSYANLAADPNWWRQASVYQIYPRSFSDSNGDGLGDIKGITAKVPYLKSLGIDAVWLSPFYPSALADGGYDVDDYRDVDPKLGTLADFDEMAAALHTAGIKLIADIVPNHSSNRHEWFKEALAAPKGSAARERYIFRDGMGANGEFPPSDWDSVFGGPAWERITEPDGTPGQWYMHIFAKEQPDLNWANREIRDDFLKTLRFWSDRGVDGFRVDVAHALTKDLTEPLLSKLELSAANTGTDGFDDGSHPFWDRDEVHGIYAEWREVFNEYNPPRTAVAEAWVHETRRARYASPEGLGQAFNFDLLQADFDAGDFREIITRNLAEAKATGASSTWVFSNHDVVRHATRYGLPKDPTGKKHVRGQDGKGWLLAGGPREELDVELGERRARAATLLMLAVPGSAYLYQGEELGLQEVAQIPDAERQDPSFFRNKGVEVGRDGCRVPLPWSVEGSSFGFGDGGSHLPQPDWFSKYAVEAQDGTEGSTLELYRAALKLRRELQTEEQLDWHETGSADVLHFSRPGGWQTVTNFGDEAVELPAGEVVVSSGPLENGKLPASTTAWMR, from the coding sequence TTGTCCACCACCGCCACGCTGGCAACCCTGTCCTATGCAAACCTTGCAGCCGATCCGAACTGGTGGCGCCAGGCCTCGGTCTACCAGATCTACCCGCGGAGCTTTTCCGACTCGAACGGCGACGGCCTGGGTGACATCAAGGGCATCACTGCCAAGGTGCCGTACCTGAAATCCCTGGGGATCGACGCCGTCTGGCTGAGCCCGTTTTACCCGTCAGCGCTCGCCGACGGCGGGTACGACGTCGACGATTACCGCGATGTGGACCCGAAGCTGGGCACCCTGGCCGACTTCGACGAGATGGCGGCGGCCCTGCACACCGCCGGCATCAAGCTGATCGCGGACATCGTCCCCAATCACTCTTCCAACCGGCACGAATGGTTCAAGGAAGCTCTCGCCGCACCGAAAGGCTCCGCCGCACGCGAGCGCTACATCTTCCGTGACGGCATGGGTGCGAACGGTGAGTTCCCGCCGTCGGACTGGGACTCTGTCTTCGGCGGGCCCGCCTGGGAGCGCATCACCGAACCGGACGGCACCCCCGGCCAGTGGTACATGCACATCTTCGCCAAGGAGCAGCCGGATCTGAACTGGGCCAACCGTGAAATCCGCGACGACTTCCTCAAGACCCTGCGTTTCTGGTCCGACCGCGGCGTGGACGGCTTCCGGGTCGACGTCGCCCACGCCCTGACAAAAGACCTCACCGAACCGCTGCTCTCGAAGCTTGAGCTGAGCGCGGCAAACACTGGTACAGACGGCTTCGACGACGGCTCGCACCCGTTCTGGGACCGTGACGAAGTCCACGGGATCTACGCCGAGTGGCGTGAAGTCTTCAACGAGTACAACCCGCCACGCACCGCAGTGGCCGAGGCCTGGGTGCACGAAACCCGCCGCGCCCGCTACGCGAGCCCCGAAGGCCTGGGCCAGGCGTTCAACTTCGACCTGCTCCAGGCCGACTTCGATGCCGGGGACTTCCGCGAAATCATTACCCGCAACCTGGCCGAGGCCAAGGCCACCGGAGCCTCCTCCACCTGGGTTTTCTCCAACCACGACGTCGTCCGGCATGCCACGCGCTACGGCCTGCCCAAGGACCCCACGGGCAAGAAGCACGTCAGGGGCCAGGACGGAAAGGGCTGGCTGCTGGCCGGCGGACCGAGGGAGGAGCTGGACGTGGAGCTCGGGGAGCGCCGCGCCCGTGCAGCCACGCTGCTGATGCTCGCGGTCCCGGGCTCGGCCTACCTGTACCAGGGGGAGGAACTGGGCCTCCAGGAAGTGGCGCAAATCCCCGACGCCGAACGCCAGGACCCGTCGTTCTTCCGGAACAAGGGTGTGGAAGTTGGCCGCGACGGCTGCCGGGTGCCGCTGCCGTGGTCTGTTGAAGGAAGCTCCTTCGGTTTCGGCGACGGCGGGTCCCACCTGCCGCAGCCGGACTGGTTCAGCAAGTACGCCGTCGAGGCGCAGGACGGCACCGAGGGATCCACGCTCGAGCTTTACCGCGCGGCGCTGAAGCTGCGCCGCGAACTGCAGACCGAAGAGCAGCTGGATTGGCATGAGACCGGCAGCGCCGACGTGCTGCACTTCAGCCGTCCGGGCGGCTGGCAGACCGTCACGAACTTCGGTGACGAGGCAGTGGAGCTTCCGGCCGGCGAGGTGGTGGTCAGCAGCGGTCCGCTGGAAAACGGCAAGCTGCCCGCCAGCACCACTGCCTGGATGCGCTGA
- a CDS encoding ROK family protein produces MPEAGAATPQMLRRVNARAVLKVIRSIDVATGTELMARTGLTRATVIAVCEDLIRRGWILERDPLQDSAPRQGRPARRFELNSRAGFVMGMDIGAATVTAAVADLRGNVVGRSSLPFRTTDIPASERISTVDRAAGLALHAAGATPGTVLAVGAGIAAPVDRDGKVLAAQHFWSLFDVGLRGALKDLHEWTVLLENDANLAALGECWRGSGSGVNDLVVLLASERLGAGIIESGRLLHGSRGAAGELGYLDLLEGVGSADGIAKLAPEWFAAAAVPGPGPARGRPAAASRAPLTARQVFDAAARGDRTAVVILDRLSERMARIIASLASLVNPEQVVIGGAVAESAAALLPRIIELLPRFTATPPRVTVSPLGDAIVTAGAIRHALDYVEANSLDLVLPIPA; encoded by the coding sequence ATGCCGGAAGCAGGCGCCGCAACCCCGCAGATGCTGCGGCGGGTCAATGCGCGCGCGGTTCTTAAGGTCATCCGAAGCATTGACGTGGCCACCGGCACAGAGCTGATGGCCCGCACCGGCCTCACCCGTGCCACGGTCATCGCCGTCTGCGAGGACCTGATCCGCCGCGGCTGGATCCTGGAACGTGACCCCTTACAGGACTCCGCCCCCCGGCAAGGCAGGCCTGCCAGGCGCTTTGAGTTGAACTCCCGCGCAGGATTCGTCATGGGCATGGACATAGGCGCCGCCACCGTCACCGCCGCAGTGGCCGATCTCCGGGGCAACGTTGTTGGCCGGTCCAGCCTCCCCTTCCGCACCACGGACATTCCTGCGTCAGAGCGGATCAGCACAGTGGACCGTGCCGCTGGCCTGGCTCTACATGCCGCGGGAGCCACCCCCGGCACAGTCCTGGCCGTAGGGGCTGGCATTGCGGCACCCGTGGACCGTGACGGCAAGGTGCTGGCGGCCCAGCATTTCTGGAGCCTGTTCGACGTCGGCCTCAGGGGGGCACTGAAAGACCTCCATGAGTGGACGGTACTCCTGGAAAATGACGCAAATCTGGCCGCGCTTGGTGAGTGTTGGCGCGGATCCGGGTCCGGGGTTAATGATCTGGTGGTTCTCCTGGCCAGCGAAAGGCTTGGCGCCGGGATCATCGAATCCGGGCGACTTCTGCACGGCAGCAGAGGGGCCGCGGGGGAATTGGGCTACCTGGACCTGCTGGAGGGTGTGGGCTCCGCCGACGGCATCGCCAAACTCGCGCCTGAATGGTTCGCGGCCGCAGCGGTCCCGGGACCGGGTCCAGCGCGGGGCCGGCCCGCTGCCGCATCCCGGGCTCCATTGACCGCGCGGCAGGTTTTCGACGCCGCGGCGCGCGGCGACCGGACCGCCGTCGTAATTCTTGACCGGTTGTCCGAGAGGATGGCGCGGATCATTGCCTCGCTCGCGAGCCTGGTCAATCCGGAGCAGGTGGTGATCGGCGGGGCGGTGGCCGAATCCGCCGCCGCCCTGCTGCCACGCATCATTGAGCTGCTGCCGCGTTTCACCGCCACCCCGCCGCGGGTGACCGTCTCCCCGCTGGGCGACGCAATTGTCACCGCGGGGGCCATCCGGCACGCCCTGGACTACGTCGAAGCAAACTCACTCGACCTGGTCCTCCCTATTCCGGCATGA
- a CDS encoding CoA ester lyase, producing MTSTTAAETVRPERNIPAEIARSWLLVNAMKTELFDQSAISRADSIILDIEDAVDPSQKDEARGHVVNWLAGGGKAWVRINDATSRFWADDLAGLRGTPGLLGVVLAKTESADQVTESFHRMDGKTPVIALVESALGIEEANHIARAQGVFRLAFGSGDFRRDTGMSATAEAMAYPRAKLVVASRVGNLPGPIDGPTVGTNHPILREQTGVTVMMGMTGKLCLAIDQTSIINEVISPTPSDVAWATDFMSDFEANGRVIRDGSDLPRLGRAEKIMKLAVAFGVQPAL from the coding sequence ATGACGTCTACCACCGCCGCCGAGACAGTGCGCCCCGAACGCAATATCCCCGCCGAAATTGCCCGTTCGTGGCTCCTGGTCAATGCAATGAAAACCGAGCTTTTTGACCAGTCGGCAATATCCCGTGCGGATTCGATCATTCTGGACATTGAGGACGCCGTTGACCCGTCGCAAAAGGACGAGGCCCGCGGACACGTGGTGAACTGGCTGGCCGGCGGCGGCAAGGCCTGGGTCCGGATCAACGATGCCACCAGCCGGTTCTGGGCTGACGACCTTGCCGGCCTCCGGGGCACCCCCGGCCTGCTCGGCGTGGTGCTGGCCAAGACCGAATCCGCCGATCAGGTTACGGAAAGCTTCCACCGGATGGACGGCAAGACTCCCGTCATCGCACTGGTGGAATCCGCCCTCGGCATCGAGGAAGCCAACCACATCGCCAGGGCCCAGGGTGTGTTCAGGCTTGCCTTCGGTTCCGGTGATTTCCGCCGCGATACAGGTATGTCGGCCACGGCGGAAGCCATGGCGTATCCGCGGGCCAAGCTGGTTGTGGCCAGCCGCGTAGGCAACCTGCCCGGCCCCATCGACGGCCCCACCGTGGGCACCAACCACCCGATCCTGCGCGAGCAGACCGGAGTGACCGTCATGATGGGCATGACCGGCAAGCTCTGCCTCGCCATCGACCAGACCAGCATCATCAACGAGGTCATCAGCCCCACACCGTCAGACGTCGCCTGGGCCACTGACTTTATGTCCGATTTCGAGGCCAACGGCCGAGTGATCCGCGACGGCTCGGACCTGCCGCGTCTGGGGCGCGCCGAGAAGATCATGAAGCTCGCGGTCGCCTTTGGGGTGCAGCCGGCGCTGTAG
- a CDS encoding ABC transporter permease, giving the protein MTAVLTKSPEASAAVGPSLPPGESFPESQERTTAAARLSVAAGVAGRAGRKSLAVVLFLALWEFGPLYLASPSTRVFLPPLHEVLAAGAKLIETGQLQNHLQASLTRSLSGFGIAVVLAVILGLLIAWYGWLNSFLNPLLELFRNTATLALLPVFTLLLGIGEESKITIVGYAAFFPVLLNTIAGVRTVDPLLIRAARSLGLNSFRLFQKVILPSAVPTIFTGIRMAGTSSILVLIAAEMVGAKAGLGYLIVNAQMSFLIPDMYAGILTVSILGLLVNFILVALERHFSRWRTAVGSQSG; this is encoded by the coding sequence ATGACCGCTGTATTGACCAAATCCCCCGAGGCGAGTGCCGCCGTCGGGCCTTCCCTCCCGCCTGGAGAGTCTTTTCCGGAAAGCCAAGAACGTACGACGGCGGCGGCCCGGCTTTCCGTGGCTGCCGGAGTCGCCGGCAGGGCCGGCCGGAAATCCCTCGCCGTGGTGCTGTTCCTGGCGCTGTGGGAGTTCGGGCCGCTGTACCTGGCCAGCCCGTCCACCCGGGTGTTCCTGCCGCCGCTGCATGAAGTCCTGGCGGCCGGGGCGAAGCTTATCGAAACAGGGCAGCTGCAGAACCACCTGCAGGCCAGCCTCACCCGCTCCTTGTCCGGCTTCGGCATCGCCGTGGTCTTGGCTGTGATTCTCGGCCTGCTGATCGCCTGGTACGGCTGGCTGAACTCGTTCCTGAACCCGCTGCTGGAGCTGTTCCGCAACACTGCCACGCTGGCGCTGCTGCCGGTTTTCACGCTGCTGCTGGGCATCGGCGAGGAATCCAAGATCACCATCGTGGGCTATGCAGCCTTCTTCCCGGTGCTGCTGAACACCATTGCCGGCGTCCGGACCGTTGACCCGCTGCTGATCCGGGCCGCCAGATCCCTGGGGCTCAACAGCTTCCGGCTGTTCCAGAAGGTGATCCTGCCGTCCGCCGTTCCCACCATTTTCACCGGCATCCGGATGGCGGGAACGTCCTCGATCCTGGTGCTGATCGCGGCGGAAATGGTGGGCGCAAAGGCCGGCCTCGGCTACCTCATTGTCAACGCCCAGATGAGTTTCCTCATCCCGGACATGTACGCGGGCATCCTGACCGTATCCATCCTGGGCCTGCTGGTGAACTTCATCCTGGTGGCCCTGGAGCGGCATTTCTCACGCTGGCGTACCGCCGTCGGGTCCCAGTCCGGCTGA
- a CDS encoding aldo/keto reductase produces the protein MQELIYGCMGLGGSWSDEPYGAAQVDQAGAAIDAALEIGITLFDHADIYRSGKSEAVFGEVLASTPGLRERIRLQTKCGIRLNERGLDTHYDLSRESILERVNGSLKRLRTDHVDVLMLHRPDPLMVPAEVASAVGQLVDEGKVRQLGVSNMSGAQIAALQDHLEMPVVANQLEMSLLKRAWLESTVLVNHVESVDYSFPHGTLEFCAREGINLQAYGSLARGVFTGAPSETPTAAETATAALVAQLADDKGATGEAILLGWLMKHPAGVAPVIGTAHPERIRACAGAADVAAAMTRAEWYWLWATARGSNIP, from the coding sequence ATGCAGGAACTGATTTACGGCTGCATGGGGCTCGGCGGCAGCTGGTCCGATGAGCCGTATGGGGCGGCGCAGGTGGATCAGGCCGGCGCCGCCATAGACGCTGCCCTGGAGATCGGCATCACACTGTTCGATCACGCCGACATTTACCGCAGCGGAAAGTCCGAGGCAGTCTTTGGCGAGGTCCTGGCAAGCACGCCCGGATTGAGGGAGCGGATCCGGCTGCAGACCAAGTGCGGGATCAGGCTCAACGAACGTGGGCTGGATACGCACTACGACCTGAGCCGGGAGTCCATCCTGGAACGGGTGAACGGCAGTCTGAAACGGTTGCGGACGGACCATGTTGACGTCCTGATGCTGCACCGCCCAGATCCGCTGATGGTCCCCGCAGAGGTGGCATCCGCCGTCGGGCAGTTAGTCGACGAAGGCAAGGTGCGCCAACTGGGTGTGTCCAATATGTCCGGCGCTCAGATCGCTGCCCTGCAGGATCACCTTGAGATGCCGGTGGTCGCAAACCAGCTCGAGATGAGCCTGCTCAAGCGTGCCTGGCTGGAGAGCACCGTCCTGGTGAACCATGTGGAATCAGTGGACTACAGCTTCCCGCACGGCACCCTGGAGTTCTGCGCGCGGGAAGGCATTAACCTTCAGGCCTATGGTTCCTTGGCTCGCGGAGTGTTCACCGGGGCGCCGTCGGAAACTCCGACGGCGGCGGAGACTGCCACTGCTGCGCTGGTGGCTCAGTTGGCGGACGACAAGGGGGCCACCGGCGAGGCGATCCTGCTGGGATGGCTGATGAAGCATCCAGCGGGCGTCGCGCCGGTGATCGGGACCGCCCATCCGGAGCGGATCCGGGCGTGTGCCGGAGCAGCGGATGTTGCGGCGGCCATGACCCGGGCCGAGTGGTACTGGTTGTGGGCCACGGCCCGGGGAAGCAACATCCCTTAA
- a CDS encoding DUF3188 domain-containing protein: MLNEFWATASTSYKVLVFSAMGLIAVGIILNLVGNTTHNQGLMVASLPVIGLGLILHVVGLVVRGQQIRKSYKK; this comes from the coding sequence GTGCTGAACGAATTCTGGGCCACGGCGTCCACGTCCTACAAAGTCCTCGTCTTCAGCGCGATGGGCCTGATCGCCGTCGGCATCATCCTGAATCTGGTGGGCAACACCACTCACAACCAGGGGCTGATGGTGGCTTCCCTTCCGGTCATTGGATTGGGCCTCATCCTGCACGTGGTGGGCCTGGTTGTCCGCGGGCAGCAGATCCGGAAGAGCTACAAAAAGTAA
- a CDS encoding MaoC family dehydratase — translation MTPTSTRPAFAELAVGQDIGSSSISVTRQDLVRYAGASGDFNPIHWNEAFATAVELPGVIAHGMFTMGAAVQLVTDWAGDPAAVVDFQTRFTKPVPVTDTTGTTDAGAVIEVSGAIGALDAAAGTARVDLTVVSAGQKVLMKAQAVVRLA, via the coding sequence ATGACCCCTACATCCACGCGCCCCGCCTTCGCGGAACTTGCAGTCGGCCAGGACATCGGCAGCAGCAGCATCAGCGTCACCCGCCAGGACCTGGTCAGGTACGCCGGCGCCTCCGGTGACTTCAACCCGATCCACTGGAACGAGGCCTTCGCCACCGCGGTCGAGCTGCCGGGGGTGATCGCACACGGCATGTTCACCATGGGTGCTGCCGTCCAGCTGGTGACCGACTGGGCTGGCGACCCCGCCGCCGTCGTTGATTTCCAGACCCGCTTTACCAAGCCGGTCCCGGTGACAGATACCACCGGTACAACGGATGCCGGTGCCGTGATCGAGGTCAGCGGCGCCATTGGAGCGCTCGACGCCGCTGCCGGCACCGCCCGCGTTGACCTCACCGTGGTGTCCGCCGGCCAGAAGGTGCTGATGAAAGCCCAGGCCGTGGTCAGGCTGGCATAG
- a CDS encoding DUF2797 domain-containing protein, whose translation MTDYRYLVHGVFWDGPPPLSVNHDGGRPVLRLQQLSGGFRELDLGAGARLGFRSAAEGKYCLGHHKVFSPTERDHVLCPDTSPAVKGSQCERCFVRDDSRLIHDFHRGGRVPPGLRSYLMQPHWLYVATFASGSSKVGTASHLRKWNRLAEQGAVVARYVAAADDGRVVRVLEDMVTRETGLAQQIRSAAKAASFTGPLPGAELDRLNQRLAGEVRETLAQAAVEGFETVDEQWVRPAQAADLCRPELRHAYRLGLSGGAHGFALGSLCGSYGLAMLAGSELCFVVNLGLLKARLIQLGDFTSEIPGVQEALF comes from the coding sequence ATGACCGACTACCGCTATCTGGTGCACGGGGTCTTTTGGGATGGTCCGCCGCCGCTTTCCGTGAATCACGACGGCGGCCGCCCGGTTCTGCGTCTGCAGCAGCTTTCCGGCGGGTTCCGGGAGCTGGACCTGGGAGCCGGCGCCAGGCTCGGCTTCCGGTCGGCCGCTGAAGGCAAATACTGCCTGGGACACCACAAGGTCTTCTCGCCCACGGAGCGGGACCATGTCCTCTGCCCGGACACGTCTCCGGCCGTCAAAGGCAGTCAGTGCGAACGCTGCTTTGTCAGGGATGATTCCCGCCTGATCCACGATTTCCACCGTGGCGGCCGGGTCCCGCCCGGGCTGAGGTCGTACCTGATGCAGCCGCATTGGCTTTATGTGGCCACATTTGCCAGCGGCAGCAGCAAGGTGGGCACAGCGTCGCACCTTCGGAAGTGGAACCGGCTGGCAGAGCAGGGCGCCGTGGTTGCCCGATACGTTGCCGCGGCGGACGACGGCCGTGTGGTGCGCGTCCTGGAGGACATGGTCACGCGTGAAACCGGCCTCGCCCAGCAAATCCGCTCCGCCGCGAAAGCTGCCTCATTCACGGGACCGCTTCCCGGTGCTGAACTCGACCGGCTCAACCAGCGCCTCGCCGGCGAGGTCAGGGAGACTCTGGCGCAAGCCGCCGTCGAAGGCTTTGAAACGGTTGACGAACAGTGGGTGCGGCCTGCCCAGGCCGCGGATCTCTGCAGGCCGGAATTGAGGCACGCGTACAGGCTCGGGCTGTCCGGCGGCGCCCACGGGTTCGCCCTCGGATCCTTGTGCGGGAGCTATGGGCTGGCGATGCTGGCGGGCTCGGAGCTCTGCTTTGTGGTGAACCTGGGGCTGCTGAAGGCGCGGCTGATCCAGCTGGGGGACTTCACATCGGAGATACCCGGCGTGCAGGAAGCCCTTTTCTAA